A genomic stretch from Penaeus monodon isolate SGIC_2016 chromosome 25, NSTDA_Pmon_1, whole genome shotgun sequence includes:
- the LOC119589480 gene encoding LOW QUALITY PROTEIN: 26S proteasome regulatory subunit 6A-like (The sequence of the model RefSeq protein was modified relative to this genomic sequence to represent the inferred CDS: deleted 1 base in 1 codon; added 38 bases not found in genome assembly): MKKELRIISCEVREKKGLLEANLEMISGFQQRPYLLATILQVIAAPDSSEAVIPGACRDGNYKPIRTVVIRTSTSFTLFLPLPGLVDADDLKPGDLVAVLKNSFVIVETLPKPHDPRITRMEVTERPAQTFSDIGGLRKQIKELKEAVILPIKQRSRFQEIGISPTKGVLLHGSPGTGKTMIARACAGETRSTFIRLAGPQLVEVYLGDGAKMVHDAFALAKEKAPSIIFIDEIDAIGSKRFSSDRSGDREVQRTMLALLSEMDGFSTNSAVTVLAATNRADVLDPALLRAGRFDKKIELPLPCEEERLEILKLYSRKMNCRDVDLREVARTTGGFSGAQCRAVCVEAGMTALRRNSSTATHEDFLAGVVEVNARKKAVLSYVS; this comes from the exons GGAGAAGAAGGGTCTCCTCGAAGCCAATCTCGAGATGATCAGCGGGTTTCAGCAGCGACCCTACCTGCTGGCTACCATtctgcag GTGATCGCGGCGCCCGACAGCAGCGAGGCCGTGATCCCCGGCGCCTGCAGAGACGGCAACTACAAGCCGATCCGGACCGTCGTGATCAGGACCTCGACCAGCTTCACCCTGTTCCTGCCTCTGCCGGGCCTGGTCGACGCCGATGACCTGAAGCCCGGCGACCTGGTGGCGGTGCTGAAGAACTCGTTCGTCATCGTCGAGACCCTGCCGAAGCCCCACGACCCGAGGATCACCCGCATGGAGGTGACGGAGAGGCCGGCGCAGACCTTCTCCGACATCGGGGGCCTTCGCAAGCAGATCAAGGAGCTGAAGGAGGCGGTCATCCTGCCCATCAAGCAACGGAGCCGCTTTCAGGAAATCG GCATCAGTCCCACCAAGGGCGTGTTGCTGCATGGCTCCCCGGGGACAGGGAAGACCATGATAGCTCGTGCGTGCGCAGGCGAGACCAGGAGCACCTTCATCCGGCTGGCGGGCCCTCAGCTGGTGGAGGTCTATCTCGGCGACGGAGCCAAGATGGTCCACGACGCC TTTGCTCTGGCCAAGGAAAAGGCCCCGTCGATCATTTTCATAGATGAGATTGATGCTATTG GGTCGAAGCGCTTTTCCAGTGACAGGTCGGGGGACCGCGAAGTGCAGCGGACGATGCTGGCTCTGCTCAGCGAAATGGATGGCTTCTCGACCAACAGCGCAGTgacg GTCCTGGCGGCCACCAACCGCGCCGACGTCCTGGACCCGGCGCTCCTTCGGGCCGGGAGGTTCGACAAGAAGATCGAGCTGCCTCTCCCCTGCGAGGAGGAGCGCCTCGAGATCCTTAAGCTCTACTCTCGCAAGATGAACTGccgggatgtcgaccttagggaGGTCGCGCGGACGACCGGCGGCTTCAGCGGCGCGCAGTGCCGGGCCGTGTGCGTGGAGGCG ggcatGACCGCCTTGCGTCGCAACTCATCGACGGCAACGCACGAGGATTTCTTGGCCGGCGTCGTCGAGGTGAACGCCCGGAAGAAGGCCGTCTTGAGTTACGTCAGCTGA